In Candidatus Aminicenantes bacterium, a genomic segment contains:
- a CDS encoding outer membrane beta-barrel protein, producing the protein MDHYAILRNMYRKLSVVLFLFIFARTIQAGEVKALVGMNSSKYLFTAAASSLNSQQKTGVRFGLGWAFNLVPKIKLELNALYSQGGAKASIAFAPNQSLSGFYRNTSLALPIFLKYQFKTKATPYIALGPEFVFLLSHHFLLPDGENDYNLSDSTKKFILAVTAMLGYELPFGEWSLTVEIRYSRWLNNFLIDPETEARSESFALLLGGAYHL; encoded by the coding sequence ATGGATCATTATGCTATTCTCAGAAATATGTATAGAAAACTCTCAGTTGTGCTTTTTCTATTTATATTTGCCCGAACAATACAAGCCGGCGAGGTCAAGGCTTTGGTTGGCATGAATTCCAGCAAATATCTTTTTACTGCCGCGGCCAGTTCCTTGAACAGTCAGCAGAAAACAGGAGTGCGTTTTGGCCTGGGCTGGGCGTTCAACCTTGTCCCAAAAATCAAATTGGAGCTCAATGCCTTGTACAGCCAAGGGGGAGCTAAAGCTTCCATCGCCTTTGCGCCAAACCAATCTCTCTCAGGATTTTATAGAAATACCTCATTGGCTTTGCCGATTTTTTTAAAATACCAATTTAAAACCAAAGCCACACCATACATCGCCTTGGGACCCGAATTTGTCTTTCTCCTATCCCACCATTTTCTCCTTCCCGACGGTGAAAATGACTATAACTTGAGCGACAGTACAAAAAAGTTCATTCTGGCTGTCACCGCCATGCTCGGCTACGAGCTGCCGTTTGGCGAATGGAGCTTGACCGTTGAGATTCGCTACAGCCGTTGGTTGAACAATTTTTTGATCGATCCCGAAACCGAGGCAAGAAGCGAGTCGTTCGCTTTGCTACTCGGAGGGGCTTATCATCTATGA
- a CDS encoding class I SAM-dependent methyltransferase, which translates to MFEKFPKQRNPLPPEYILIYNSHIKSNREGKTTATSFSMKMERWLHKQTAADVGKSKNVSTLEIGAGTLNQFNYENTTPYDIVEPMPELYAGSPHLSKVRKIYNDIEDVSTDNNYERIISIATFEHITNLPAVVAKTCLLLKKGGSLRVAIPNEGTILWTMGTKLFTGIEFKIKYKLDYGVIMKYEHVNTAEEIEEVLNYFYKAVTCSVFGISKLLAFYRFYECKGPRIEIARSFRI; encoded by the coding sequence ATGTTTGAGAAATTTCCGAAACAGAGAAACCCACTGCCTCCTGAATATATTTTAATTTACAATAGCCATATTAAAAGCAACCGGGAAGGAAAGACTACCGCAACATCGTTTTCAATGAAAATGGAGCGCTGGCTTCACAAGCAAACCGCTGCCGATGTAGGCAAATCCAAAAATGTTTCAACTTTGGAAATAGGGGCAGGAACGCTCAATCAATTCAATTATGAAAACACGACGCCTTATGACATAGTTGAACCCATGCCTGAACTGTATGCGGGATCTCCACATCTCTCTAAAGTAAGAAAAATTTATAACGATATTGAAGACGTATCGACTGATAACAATTATGAGAGAATTATTTCAATAGCCACCTTTGAACATATAACAAATCTGCCCGCTGTTGTCGCAAAAACCTGCCTGCTTTTAAAGAAAGGCGGCTCATTACGTGTTGCCATCCCCAATGAAGGCACAATTTTGTGGACGATGGGTACGAAACTGTTCACAGGAATTGAATTTAAAATTAAGTACAAGCTTGATTATGGGGTGATTATGAAATATGAGCATGTTAATACTGCCGAAGAAATTGAAGAGGTTCTGAATTATTTTTATAAGGCAGTCACATGTTCTGTATTTGGAATAAGTAAATTACTTGCCTTTTACCGCTTCTATGAATGCAAGGGACCAAGGATAGAAATTGCCCGTTCATTCAGGATATAG
- a CDS encoding glycosyltransferase family 39 protein, whose translation MPADKRKPIDTLALLLLLVFALAMRLQQWNRIAVPDEAALLNMTFHLYDNPFPNGTYPGYPGFPPFFLYLNFLISFVCQKLLLFFGVIQFPSQFVYSNQGFDFVLKAGRIISALTGTALVALSWRLGREFFNRTTAWAAALLMAVNSLLVFDSHIFKPDTMMALLLCASLYYALQHDREAHWRWLFFSSLFFGLAVAAKYNAAVELFFLLPVFLITCRRNRQPLWKPLFMAPAAMALGFFAGAPNWIVHPFLNLAEAYRFVTYHYSSFHFYNDKKLAYSAFSKTFLESFGPILCAFLLIGLLAIIFNRRRTDMIIAAYIIVYVAILGNTSYFGVRMVLPLLPAAALLIASGMFDALPRLLRKFKNLAAAYRFVAWALLAIFAASGALQNIRRFNLLGTASTYDQAIDYRFRHIPFGYTLARENLTPGFSGDMGFSDLTSVPRQWFKGPNAMRFLCTGLFTHYILEETGNSPIKHKLKRYLTYYTPIERIHKPRFSSFDDDITFWYKKPSWVKDLNLDRPLPHLPSVFSLPPSELASDTCYLPLQNFEKSALAGKIARDIWTKKIYSTRPFSRIVFYILPNGVSKQLFVTVNGEKEKFPLGQVRRIRRIVFDRIRPQFLHDDYIYSVEMATDATRLPIFLVCMPEFASAPDPAPEAALFDRPQIDPLPDLFSASEAPCWCREVYRIAGIDPILHRFIQTERLFSNFEQSNQDRVLDDFPLVAGGYLLRIKGKKIVATQPLTANLKLTWHAIGLNKEDNGEFNFSPAEMASGIVRPIAVDELAFVQFGIEGQCPSNFLIDELSIEPDYLTYINTYWLKK comes from the coding sequence ATGCCCGCCGATAAACGCAAACCAATCGATACTCTAGCCCTGTTGCTGCTTCTGGTCTTTGCTTTGGCTATGCGACTGCAGCAGTGGAACCGCATTGCCGTCCCCGATGAAGCCGCGCTGCTGAACATGACGTTCCACCTCTATGACAATCCTTTCCCCAATGGCACCTATCCGGGCTATCCCGGTTTTCCGCCGTTTTTTTTATATCTCAATTTTCTGATCTCCTTCGTCTGCCAGAAGCTCCTCCTTTTTTTCGGCGTCATTCAATTTCCTTCTCAATTCGTTTATTCCAACCAGGGCTTCGATTTCGTCCTCAAGGCCGGCAGGATCATTTCGGCTTTAACGGGAACGGCTCTGGTGGCACTGTCCTGGCGCCTGGGCCGCGAGTTTTTCAACCGCACAACGGCCTGGGCCGCCGCATTGTTGATGGCCGTCAACTCTTTACTGGTTTTCGACAGCCATATCTTCAAACCAGACACCATGATGGCCCTGTTGCTCTGCGCCAGCCTTTATTATGCGTTACAACACGACCGCGAAGCGCACTGGCGATGGCTCTTTTTTTCATCTTTGTTTTTCGGACTGGCGGTGGCCGCCAAGTACAATGCAGCGGTGGAACTTTTTTTCCTGCTGCCTGTATTCCTGATCACCTGCCGCCGCAACCGCCAGCCGCTCTGGAAACCATTGTTCATGGCGCCGGCAGCCATGGCACTCGGGTTTTTTGCCGGCGCTCCAAATTGGATAGTCCATCCTTTCCTGAACCTTGCGGAAGCTTACCGCTTTGTCACCTATCATTATTCCAGCTTTCATTTTTACAACGACAAAAAGCTGGCTTACTCCGCTTTTAGCAAAACGTTCCTGGAGAGCTTTGGGCCGATCCTCTGCGCCTTCCTGCTGATCGGGCTTTTGGCCATCATTTTCAACCGCCGACGCACGGACATGATCATCGCGGCCTACATCATCGTCTATGTCGCCATCTTGGGCAATACCTCCTATTTCGGCGTGCGCATGGTGTTGCCGCTGCTGCCGGCAGCCGCTTTGCTCATCGCCAGCGGCATGTTTGATGCTCTGCCGCGGTTGCTGCGCAAATTCAAGAACTTGGCTGCGGCATATCGATTTGTTGCCTGGGCCTTGTTGGCGATCTTTGCCGCAAGTGGCGCCCTGCAGAACATCCGCCGCTTCAACCTTCTAGGGACCGCTTCCACCTATGACCAGGCGATCGATTACCGCTTCCGCCATATTCCTTTCGGATATACCTTGGCCCGGGAAAACCTGACCCCCGGGTTCAGCGGTGACATGGGATTCTCCGATCTCACCTCCGTGCCGAGACAGTGGTTCAAAGGGCCAAATGCCATGCGTTTCCTGTGTACCGGACTTTTTACGCACTACATACTCGAGGAAACCGGAAACTCTCCCATCAAACACAAACTGAAGCGCTATCTGACATACTACACTCCAATCGAACGCATTCACAAGCCGCGCTTTTCTTCTTTTGACGATGACATTACTTTTTGGTATAAAAAACCCTCCTGGGTGAAAGATTTGAACCTTGACCGCCCTTTGCCGCACCTGCCTTCCGTTTTCAGCCTGCCGCCCAGCGAGCTTGCCAGCGATACCTGCTACTTGCCGCTGCAGAATTTCGAGAAATCAGCGCTAGCGGGAAAAATCGCCAGGGATATCTGGACAAAAAAAATCTATTCCACGCGGCCGTTCTCGCGCATTGTTTTTTACATCTTGCCCAATGGGGTCAGCAAACAGCTTTTTGTCACGGTCAACGGTGAAAAGGAGAAATTCCCGCTCGGGCAGGTCCGGCGGATCCGCAGGATCGTTTTCGACCGCATCCGTCCCCAGTTCCTGCATGATGATTATATTTATTCAGTCGAGATGGCCACGGACGCGACCAGGCTGCCTATTTTCCTGGTCTGTATGCCTGAGTTTGCGTCTGCGCCTGATCCTGCACCCGAAGCAGCCCTGTTCGACCGGCCGCAGATCGACCCGCTTCCCGATCTCTTTTCCGCTTCGGAAGCCCCATGCTGGTGTCGGGAGGTTTACAGGATTGCGGGCATCGATCCCATCCTGCACCGTTTCATCCAGACCGAGCGGCTTTTTTCAAATTTTGAGCAATCGAACCAGGACAGGGTTCTGGATGATTTCCCGCTGGTTGCCGGCGGCTACCTGCTGCGCATCAAAGGCAAAAAAATAGTTGCCACCCAGCCGTTGACGGCAAATCTAAAATTGACCTGGCATGCCATCGGCTTGAACAAAGAAGACAACGGCGAATTCAATTTTTCACCGGCGGAAATGGCGTCCGGGATCGTGCGGCCAATCGCTGTTGACGAACTGGCGTTCGTGCAATTCGGCATCGAGGGCCAGTGCCCGAGCAATTTCCTGATCGATGAACTCAGTATCGAGCCCGACTATTTGACTTATATCAATACGTATTGGCTGAAAAAATAA
- a CDS encoding sulfatase codes for MKAKRLIERFFLFAILTVLTLSTGCKANAKERIDLLKQSQYWLNWEGEQTNYATPANIWRGFDANEDFLTPRTLNPTIAFNLKKTAAREFVHIVYNCADLRTIQVFVNDQLAAILPASPKFSRYSFSCTELRSGFNQIRFVLPSKKFRLRALYLQKKGTRFADRNIRKLVEGERFEIYLLPGHIEFEFQGQASLKAHSFKIVADRDLSAPFSQILPVSEKKTVYSYSSATPFVASISCLKGKANILNLWYSAEKTEKKEPIVAETTAHIDKNKIKDIFIFLIDACQAGHLGLYGYSRGTAPRISEFAKDSLVFKQAFTNASYTPGSVGTIFTGLYPNHHQILGILDILDKNILTLPQFLKRTGYSTSVFTANAHISNRSGFVRGVDYYKQFLQEYRFGQSYKMVEAFTDWVRASPIPSFAYLHFMEPHFPIVPPPPFLNQYKKIIHQKKDLVIRHITRDGRFYSPEEVQDVIDDYDSTINYVDSLFGQTIDYLKKINRYDGSLIILVSDHGEGCYEHGAWGHGYDVYPEITRVPLVIKFPAACGLKGEIGSPTQLGAIFPTIYKILTGQDGPFDIKSLTPILNNRQYKVGGMVVTQGFKDEQIYAIAWNGWYYINSLKRNWEDLFKLGDKPSRSQIQAQPDLTSFLRLRFLGWLRLIQTKTTEAARADLRSLSQKELEHFKSLGYL; via the coding sequence ATGAAAGCCAAAAGACTGATTGAAAGATTTTTTTTATTCGCCATTCTGACTGTCTTGACGTTGAGCACCGGTTGCAAGGCAAACGCAAAAGAACGGATCGACCTCCTTAAACAGTCCCAATATTGGCTCAATTGGGAGGGGGAGCAGACGAATTACGCGACTCCGGCCAACATTTGGCGGGGATTTGACGCCAATGAAGACTTTCTCACTCCCCGGACCCTAAATCCAACCATCGCATTTAATCTGAAAAAAACTGCTGCCCGGGAATTTGTGCACATTGTTTATAACTGCGCCGATCTTAGGACGATCCAAGTTTTCGTCAACGACCAGTTGGCGGCCATTCTCCCCGCATCGCCAAAATTTTCGCGCTACTCGTTTTCCTGCACCGAATTGCGCTCGGGATTCAACCAGATACGTTTTGTTCTGCCCAGTAAAAAATTCCGCTTGCGCGCTCTTTATCTGCAAAAAAAAGGGACCCGCTTTGCCGACCGGAATATTCGCAAGCTTGTGGAAGGGGAACGGTTCGAGATTTACCTGTTGCCTGGACACATCGAGTTTGAATTCCAGGGCCAAGCTTCCTTGAAAGCTCATTCCTTCAAAATCGTTGCTGACCGTGATTTGTCCGCCCCTTTTTCCCAAATTCTGCCCGTATCGGAGAAAAAGACTGTTTATTCATACAGTTCAGCAACACCTTTCGTGGCCAGCATCAGTTGCCTCAAGGGAAAGGCCAACATCCTTAACCTTTGGTACAGTGCCGAAAAAACGGAAAAAAAGGAACCTATTGTTGCAGAAACCACCGCGCACATCGATAAGAATAAAATAAAAGATATTTTTATTTTTCTTATCGACGCCTGCCAAGCCGGTCACTTGGGGTTGTACGGCTACAGCCGGGGAACAGCCCCGCGCATCTCCGAATTTGCCAAGGACAGCCTTGTATTCAAACAGGCTTTCACCAATGCCAGCTATACACCCGGATCGGTCGGAACGATCTTTACCGGACTCTATCCCAATCACCACCAGATATTGGGCATCCTGGATATTCTGGACAAAAACATACTGACACTTCCCCAATTTTTGAAGCGGACCGGTTACAGCACCTCTGTTTTTACAGCCAATGCCCACATATCCAACCGTTCCGGGTTCGTTCGCGGCGTCGACTACTACAAGCAGTTCCTGCAGGAGTACCGATTCGGCCAAAGTTACAAAATGGTGGAAGCCTTTACGGACTGGGTCCGGGCCAGCCCGATCCCCAGCTTCGCCTACCTGCATTTCATGGAACCGCACTTCCCCATTGTTCCGCCCCCGCCTTTTCTTAACCAGTATAAAAAAATTATCCACCAAAAAAAGGACCTGGTCATTCGCCACATTACCCGGGATGGCAGATTCTACTCGCCAGAAGAAGTGCAGGATGTTATAGACGACTATGATTCCACGATTAATTATGTGGATTCGTTGTTCGGACAAACCATCGATTACCTGAAAAAAATCAACCGCTACGATGGCAGCCTGATCATACTCGTGTCAGATCACGGCGAGGGGTGTTATGAGCATGGGGCTTGGGGCCACGGCTACGACGTTTATCCCGAAATCACCCGGGTGCCCCTGGTCATCAAATTTCCCGCAGCATGCGGACTGAAAGGGGAAATTGGCTCGCCGACACAATTGGGAGCCATTTTTCCCACTATTTATAAAATATTGACCGGACAAGATGGTCCATTCGATATTAAAAGCCTTACTCCAATCCTCAACAACCGTCAGTATAAGGTCGGAGGCATGGTCGTGACTCAGGGATTTAAAGATGAACAGATCTATGCCATCGCTTGGAACGGTTGGTACTACATTAACTCCCTCAAGCGCAATTGGGAGGATCTCTTTAAATTGGGCGACAAGCCATCCCGTTCGCAAATCCAAGCGCAGCCCGATTTGACAAGTTTCTTGCGCTTGCGCTTCCTGGGATGGTTGCGTTTGATCCAGACGAAAACCACCGAAGCAGCCAGGGCGGACCTCAGATCCCTGAGCCAAAAAGAACTTGAGCATTTCAAGTCTTTGGGTTATTTGTAA
- a CDS encoding nitroreductase family protein translates to MKIIEEIVERRSIREYSTKTVEAEKIARILEAARLAPTARNQQEWKLLLVKNPDIKEQLVEAAAPHQQFLKGAPIIIAACALNPVYVMRCGHPAFLIDLAIVLEHVALQAVREGLGTCWIGSFDENKAKAVLGIPPEVRIVELMSLGYPKKVPLASKRKKIEDLTGWDRW, encoded by the coding sequence ATGAAAATCATAGAAGAGATAGTGGAGCGGCGGTCGATTCGCGAGTACAGCACCAAAACTGTCGAAGCGGAGAAAATCGCCCGCATACTTGAGGCAGCCAGGCTGGCGCCAACGGCGCGCAATCAACAGGAATGGAAATTGCTTTTAGTGAAAAATCCCGATATTAAAGAACAATTGGTTGAGGCTGCCGCTCCCCATCAGCAATTTCTGAAAGGAGCGCCGATCATTATCGCTGCCTGCGCCTTGAATCCTGTCTATGTGATGCGCTGCGGCCATCCGGCTTTTCTGATCGACCTGGCTATCGTTTTGGAGCATGTTGCCTTGCAGGCCGTTCGCGAAGGCCTGGGAACATGCTGGATCGGTTCGTTCGATGAAAACAAGGCCAAGGCGGTTCTGGGCATACCGCCAGAGGTGCGCATCGTCGAACTGATGAGTCTGGGATATCCCAAAAAGGTGCCGTTGGCCAGTAAGCGAAAAAAAATAGAGGATTTGACCGGCTGGGATAGATGGTGA
- a CDS encoding MBL fold metallo-hydrolase, whose translation MKIKKVEEIAANVFVINDSMFPIYVIRGQKKIMVDASILAKGDEIERNLAEIMGNDKVDTLLLTHSHYDHTGACAYLQAKQHFNIIASQRTMEILQNPKAIEFIDKLNQEFKRLLNQDNALRVTMPENISAVHEGDAIPVGENRWLQVYETPGHTRCSISFLLLPENILFPGDAAGVMEKNGLVKPLFLSGFSPYIGSLEKISRLNPEILALPHNRIIRGRKNVKDFFDRSQQETVKLKETISRELQASSDFAAIGEKLLDLEYPLPTIAGPREALLINLTAMVKVIFHEFIKKIE comes from the coding sequence GTGAAAATAAAAAAAGTCGAGGAAATTGCCGCGAATGTGTTCGTGATCAACGATTCGATGTTTCCCATTTATGTCATTCGCGGACAAAAAAAAATAATGGTCGATGCCAGTATCCTGGCCAAAGGGGATGAAATAGAAAGGAATTTGGCCGAGATTATGGGAAATGACAAAGTCGATACCCTTTTACTTACCCATTCCCATTACGACCACACCGGGGCGTGCGCCTACCTGCAGGCAAAACAGCATTTTAACATCATCGCCTCGCAGCGCACGATGGAAATTTTGCAGAATCCAAAGGCGATCGAATTTATAGATAAATTGAACCAGGAATTCAAGCGTCTCCTCAACCAGGACAACGCGCTGCGAGTTACCATGCCAGAAAACATAAGCGCTGTCCATGAAGGGGACGCAATCCCGGTTGGCGAGAACCGATGGTTGCAAGTTTACGAAACCCCGGGTCATACCCGCTGCTCGATTTCATTTTTATTGCTGCCCGAAAACATTCTTTTCCCCGGCGATGCCGCTGGAGTCATGGAGAAAAACGGCCTTGTCAAACCGCTTTTTTTGTCCGGCTTCAGCCCGTACATCGGCTCGCTGGAAAAAATAAGCCGGCTGAACCCCGAAATACTGGCCCTGCCGCACAACCGGATAATCAGAGGCCGGAAGAACGTGAAGGATTTTTTCGACCGTTCGCAGCAGGAAACGGTGAAGCTGAAGGAAACCATCTCCAGGGAATTGCAAGCCAGCTCCGATTTTGCCGCCATAGGTGAAAAACTACTTGACCTGGAATATCCCCTGCCGACCATCGCCGGCCCCAGGGAAGCGCTATTGATCAATCTGACCGCCATGGTCAAAGTGATCTTTCACGAGTTTATAAAAAAAATCGAATAA
- a CDS encoding glycosyltransferase yields the protein MKRLAVLIPALNESQRVETVIAGMRSIQSGLSASEVQIILVLIDDGSRDDTFGLFEKKLFKEKIKAKLIRFDRNFGKDSAVFAGIQEMEADFYAIVDADGQTPFSLVPDMYHRIEETKAEVVYAVKEQEPYHWLRRSLTAMFFFIARKLGIRELKKGSSDFMLFSRAVRDRLLLMQENGIVVRNLVRWLGMASVEVVFKPGESDSSTFTFKKLFLLGMRSIISFSHILRINFFIALGYWIFSFFYALLILYNKFTGRIVVGLSTMTLLTLISFGLMFFMIAIIGEYLIILFEEVKKRPRFFIERIRDIEGE from the coding sequence ATGAAACGACTTGCCGTGCTTATTCCCGCATTGAATGAAAGCCAACGGGTGGAAACCGTTATCGCCGGCATGCGCAGCATCCAATCCGGCTTATCGGCATCGGAAGTCCAGATCATTCTTGTCTTGATCGATGATGGTTCGCGGGATGATACCTTTGGATTATTTGAAAAAAAATTGTTTAAGGAAAAAATTAAAGCGAAATTGATTCGTTTCGACCGTAATTTTGGCAAGGATAGCGCCGTGTTTGCTGGCATCCAGGAAATGGAAGCCGATTTTTATGCGATCGTCGATGCCGACGGGCAAACGCCGTTCTCCCTGGTTCCCGACATGTACCACCGGATTGAAGAAACAAAAGCTGAAGTCGTCTACGCGGTCAAGGAGCAGGAGCCGTATCATTGGTTGAGGCGTTCCCTTACCGCCATGTTTTTTTTCATTGCGCGAAAATTAGGGATTCGCGAACTGAAAAAGGGTTCCTCCGATTTCATGCTCTTTTCGCGAGCGGTCAGGGACCGGTTGCTGCTCATGCAGGAGAATGGCATCGTTGTCCGCAACCTGGTGCGCTGGCTGGGGATGGCTTCGGTGGAAGTGGTGTTCAAACCAGGAGAAAGCGACAGCTCCACCTTCACCTTTAAAAAACTCTTTTTGCTGGGCATGAGGAGCATCATCTCCTTTTCCCACATCCTGCGCATCAATTTTTTCATCGCCCTGGGCTACTGGATTTTCTCGTTTTTTTATGCGCTCCTCATCCTTTACAACAAATTCACCGGCAGGATCGTGGTCGGCCTGAGTACCATGACCCTTTTAACCCTGATCTCATTCGGCCTGATGTTTTTCATGATCGCCATTATCGGCGAATATCTGATCATCCTCTTTGAAGAGGTAAAAAAACGTCCTCGCTTTTTTATCGAGCGGATCCGCGATATTGAAGGGGAATAA